One genomic region from Natrinema caseinilyticum encodes:
- a CDS encoding nucleotidyltransferase domain-containing protein: MATVPDHVRETVDDHLTAIERENDVAVALAVARGSHAWGAASSDSDYDVGFVYVPTDLRRYAHLGGVAGVIDAEDGEFEYQGWDVRTFAGLLVDSNDGAIDLLRSPIRYRVAYDPAVLAAYIERAYNPIDLYHAWRGIATNNYRKYVSHHLVRTDDEIFPIVETDGDSYVVETDDGTTTVAADDDRFTETATRPTVKRNLTIYRAAMSARYLKETGERGDHDLPALAFDRFLSKQAPAVFADERIERARALLERKRAGEGAAVVGDAVGPEFARPPRRIDPAIHACDGPSTTRINGFVDELIDAVQ, translated from the coding sequence ATGGCGACAGTTCCCGACCACGTTCGAGAGACCGTCGACGACCATCTGACCGCGATCGAACGCGAGAACGACGTCGCGGTCGCGCTGGCCGTCGCCCGGGGGAGCCACGCCTGGGGTGCAGCCAGTTCCGACAGCGACTACGACGTCGGGTTCGTCTACGTGCCGACCGATCTTCGGCGGTACGCTCACCTCGGCGGCGTAGCCGGGGTGATCGACGCGGAAGACGGCGAGTTCGAGTACCAGGGCTGGGACGTGCGGACGTTCGCGGGCTTGCTCGTGGATTCGAACGACGGTGCGATCGATCTCCTTCGAAGCCCGATTCGCTATCGCGTCGCGTACGACCCCGCGGTCCTCGCCGCGTACATCGAGCGGGCGTACAACCCGATCGACCTCTATCACGCGTGGCGCGGGATTGCGACGAACAACTACCGGAAGTACGTCTCTCACCACCTGGTCCGCACGGACGACGAAATCTTCCCGATCGTCGAGACGGACGGCGATAGTTACGTCGTCGAGACCGACGACGGCACGACGACGGTCGCAGCCGACGACGACCGGTTTACGGAAACGGCGACGAGACCCACGGTGAAACGAAATCTCACGATCTACCGGGCGGCCATGTCCGCGCGGTATCTGAAAGAAACGGGGGAACGCGGCGACCACGACTTGCCGGCGCTCGCGTTCGATCGCTTCCTCTCGAAACAGGCTCCGGCGGTCTTCGCCGACGAACGGATCGAGCGTGCGAGGGCGTTGCTCGAGCGGAAACGTGCGGGTGAGGGGGCGGCCGTGGTCGGTGACGCGGTTGGACCCGAGTTCGCTCGGCCGCCGCGGCGTATCGACCCTGCGATCCACGCCTGCGACGGCCCCAGCACGACTCGTATAAACGGGTTCGTCGACGAGCTAATCGACGCGGTCCAGTAA
- a CDS encoding DNA-directed RNA polymerase subunit epsilon translates to MQDDGADPGPPTAGDVAVADGVDPDPERERRLETRPGSGALSRADVQRDSSVRRWGVVTPSATVIGRATSPDADLSESVRRLHDEQHAATPGYGERAHRLDRLRTTQALCNALEVTPWQRDLALGVMDEIDLTEFGSQRAIPKVALVVIRHVVDVDRQRYFGLDDIDAQSLSADRMEELFAQYRAHDITDDGTFKRLAADYGLDTTSLNRLRRVLKSQLEDDLPAYGRNPYRDPNLPDVTESDAAGADAATTGGQS, encoded by the coding sequence ATGCAAGACGACGGTGCCGACCCTGGTCCACCCACGGCGGGTGACGTGGCCGTAGCGGACGGCGTCGACCCCGACCCCGAACGCGAACGCCGCCTCGAGACGCGGCCCGGTTCCGGGGCGCTCTCGCGAGCGGACGTGCAGCGCGATTCGTCGGTTCGACGATGGGGCGTCGTCACGCCGAGTGCGACGGTCATCGGCCGCGCAACGTCGCCCGACGCGGACCTTTCGGAGAGCGTGCGCCGCCTCCACGACGAACAGCACGCGGCGACGCCGGGCTACGGCGAACGCGCCCACCGACTCGATCGACTCCGAACGACGCAGGCGCTGTGTAACGCCCTCGAGGTGACGCCCTGGCAGCGCGATTTAGCACTCGGCGTCATGGACGAGATCGACCTCACCGAGTTCGGCAGCCAGCGTGCGATTCCGAAGGTCGCGCTCGTGGTGATTCGCCACGTCGTCGACGTCGACCGACAGCGGTACTTCGGACTCGACGACATCGACGCGCAGTCGCTGTCGGCCGACCGGATGGAAGAACTGTTCGCCCAGTACCGGGCCCACGACATCACCGACGACGGAACGTTCAAGCGACTCGCGGCGGACTACGGGCTCGACACCACGAGCCTGAATCGATTGCGCCGCGTCCTGAAATCGCAACTCGAGGACGATCTCCCGGCCTACGGTCGCAACCCGTACCGCGATCCGAATCTGCCGGACGTGACGGAGTCGGACGCTGCGGGCGCGGACGCGGCAACGACCGGCGGGCAGAGCTGA
- a CDS encoding DsbA family oxidoreductase, whose amino-acid sequence MADTGTDGTPTGDRITMYADYVCPFCFLGTRSLVQYRERRDEPLAVDWHPFDLRHGKRNPDGTIDHDVDDGKDDQYYEQAKRNVRRLQAEYGVEMSLDIATDIDSFDAQVASWYVAREYPDRWDAFDEAVYTALWQEGRDIGDRRVLLDLAETVGLPTDEIRAAIDDDDRRTDLEERFTDAQEAGVTGVPTFVSDGHVARGAVPPAQLERLVEGVGTDSR is encoded by the coding sequence ATGGCCGACACAGGCACCGACGGGACGCCGACCGGCGACCGGATTACGATGTACGCCGACTACGTCTGTCCGTTCTGCTTTCTGGGCACGCGCTCGCTCGTGCAGTATCGAGAGCGCCGCGACGAACCGCTGGCGGTCGATTGGCACCCGTTCGATCTCCGACACGGGAAGCGGAACCCGGACGGGACGATCGATCACGACGTCGACGACGGGAAAGACGACCAGTACTACGAGCAGGCAAAGCGGAACGTCCGTCGGCTCCAGGCGGAATACGGCGTCGAGATGAGTCTGGACATCGCCACGGATATCGATTCGTTCGACGCGCAGGTGGCCTCGTGGTACGTCGCCCGGGAGTATCCCGACCGGTGGGACGCCTTCGACGAGGCGGTCTACACGGCGCTGTGGCAGGAGGGACGCGACATCGGCGATCGTCGAGTCCTGCTCGATCTCGCGGAAACCGTCGGTCTCCCGACAGACGAGATCCGGGCGGCCATCGACGACGACGACCGTCGGACCGATCTCGAGGAGCGATTCACGGACGCACAGGAGGCCGGCGTCACCGGCGTTCCGACGTTCGTCTCCGACGGGCACGTCGCCCGCGGTGCGGTGCCACCGGCACAGCTCGAGCGCCTCGTCGAGGGCGTCGGTACCGATAGCCGCTGA
- a CDS encoding NAD(+)/NADH kinase produces MDVAVGIVAQRDNERAQELAADLVDALEQEGANVVVDEATGGAIGETAVPVSAMGGRDLVVSIGGDGTLLFVAREVGPTPILGVNLGEVGFLNAVAPDDALAVVTDLVAELEETGAVDGRELTRLQATGVDEDWTLEPALNEILVHGPRRGPGGGATVEVRVDGQRYTESHVDGVLVCTPTGSTAYNLSEDGPLVHPSADALVVTQMAASDSMPPLVVEPTAELTLTISGTESAYAISDGRNRRRLEPPATISVTLADDSVTLAGPQADFFDGLDKLE; encoded by the coding sequence ATGGACGTCGCCGTCGGAATCGTCGCCCAGCGCGACAACGAGCGTGCACAGGAACTCGCCGCGGACCTCGTCGACGCCCTCGAACAGGAGGGTGCGAACGTCGTCGTCGACGAGGCGACCGGCGGGGCGATCGGGGAGACCGCCGTCCCGGTTTCTGCGATGGGAGGTCGCGACCTCGTCGTAAGCATCGGCGGCGACGGGACGTTACTGTTCGTCGCCCGCGAGGTCGGCCCGACGCCGATTCTCGGCGTCAATCTCGGCGAAGTCGGCTTTCTCAACGCCGTCGCTCCGGACGACGCGCTCGCGGTCGTCACCGATCTCGTCGCCGAACTCGAGGAAACGGGCGCCGTGGACGGGCGCGAACTGACCCGCCTCCAGGCGACGGGCGTCGACGAGGACTGGACGCTCGAGCCCGCGCTGAACGAGATTCTCGTCCACGGACCGCGGCGAGGCCCCGGCGGTGGCGCGACGGTCGAGGTTCGCGTCGACGGGCAGCGGTACACCGAAAGCCACGTCGACGGCGTGCTCGTCTGTACGCCGACCGGGTCCACCGCCTACAATCTCAGCGAGGACGGACCGCTGGTGCACCCGTCGGCCGACGCGCTCGTCGTGACGCAGATGGCCGCCAGCGATTCGATGCCGCCGCTGGTCGTCGAACCGACGGCCGAACTCACCCTCACCATCTCCGGAACCGAGAGCGCCTACGCGATCAGCGACGGACGAAACCGACGGCGACTCGAGCCGCCCGCGACGATATCCGTCACGCTCGCGGATGACTCCGTCACGCTGGCCGGACCGCAGGCCGACTTCTTCGACGGCCTCGACAAACTCGAGTAG
- a CDS encoding amphi-Trp domain-containing protein, giving the protein MAQRTTADETLPREELSAYLRDLAAEFEQGGGSMEDEPEPGEDEPEPGADETVTVPVGNKNVSLHPPHHVDVSIEVVERSSMLRGNRETVDIELSWKP; this is encoded by the coding sequence ATGGCGCAACGGACGACGGCCGACGAAACACTGCCTCGAGAAGAACTCTCCGCGTATCTCCGAGACCTCGCCGCCGAGTTCGAGCAGGGAGGCGGATCGATGGAGGACGAACCCGAACCGGGAGAGGACGAACCTGAACCGGGAGCGGATGAAACGGTTACCGTTCCAGTCGGGAACAAGAACGTGTCGCTCCATCCGCCCCACCACGTCGACGTTTCGATCGAGGTCGTCGAACGGTCTTCGATGCTCCGGGGGAACCGCGAGACAGTCGATATCGAACTCAGCTGGAAGCCCTAA
- a CDS encoding universal stress protein: MYETILFPTDGSDHSKTVADHATDVAATRDATLHVLSVVDDRAFLVLDDDRIERVRGDLEETSRAAVDEAATRAADRGVETVTAVDTGHPAECIVDYAATNDVDLIVMGTSGDEYERNVVGSVSQRVVREAPVPVTTVGPSVRSD, encoded by the coding sequence ATGTACGAGACGATCCTGTTTCCAACGGACGGCAGTGACCACTCGAAAACCGTCGCGGACCACGCGACCGACGTCGCGGCAACGAGAGACGCGACCCTCCACGTCCTCTCCGTCGTCGACGACCGCGCCTTCCTCGTTCTCGACGACGACCGTATCGAGCGCGTCCGCGGGGACCTCGAGGAGACGTCTCGAGCGGCGGTCGACGAAGCGGCCACCCGGGCTGCCGATCGCGGTGTGGAGACGGTGACGGCGGTCGATACCGGTCACCCGGCCGAGTGCATCGTCGACTACGCCGCCACCAACGACGTGGATCTGATCGTCATGGGAACGAGCGGCGACGAATACGAACGCAACGTCGTCGGCAGCGTTTCCCAGCGCGTCGTCCGCGAGGCCCCGGTCCCCGTCACGACCGTCGGCCCGAGCGTCAGATCGGACTGA
- a CDS encoding transcription initiation factor IIB: protein MASPPRQRERDPETTEKTQDPADRERVCDECEGGTLVKSEDQGELVCDQCGLIVEGSNIDHGPEWRAFNHSERQNKSRVGAPTTQTMHDKGLTTSIDWKNQDAYGRSISSDKRNQMRRLRKWQERIRTKDAGERNLQFALSETDRMASSLAIPRSVREVACVMYRRALDEDLIRGRSIEGVATSTLYAACRMEGIPRSLEEVAAVSRVERKEIGRTYRYVAQELGLEMEPVNPKKYVPRFCSELELSEEVQAKANEIIDTTTEKGLLSGKSPTGYAAAAIYAASLLCNEKKTQREVSDVAQVTEVTIRNRYQEQIEAMGIH from the coding sequence ATGGCTAGTCCACCCCGCCAACGTGAACGCGATCCTGAAACGACCGAAAAAACGCAGGACCCTGCGGATCGTGAGCGGGTGTGTGACGAGTGTGAGGGGGGAACCCTCGTCAAAAGCGAGGACCAGGGCGAACTCGTCTGCGACCAGTGTGGCCTCATCGTCGAAGGGTCGAACATCGATCACGGGCCCGAATGGCGCGCCTTCAATCACTCCGAACGGCAGAACAAATCCCGCGTCGGCGCGCCGACGACCCAGACCATGCACGACAAGGGACTGACGACGTCCATCGACTGGAAGAACCAGGACGCGTACGGTCGCTCCATCTCCTCTGACAAACGCAACCAGATGCGCCGACTGCGAAAGTGGCAAGAGCGCATTCGAACCAAAGACGCCGGCGAACGAAACCTGCAGTTCGCCCTCTCCGAGACCGACCGGATGGCATCCTCGCTTGCAATCCCCCGATCCGTCCGCGAAGTCGCCTGCGTCATGTACCGGCGGGCTCTCGACGAAGACCTCATCCGCGGGCGCTCCATCGAGGGCGTCGCGACCAGTACCCTGTACGCCGCCTGCCGCATGGAGGGCATCCCGCGCTCGCTCGAGGAAGTCGCGGCCGTCTCCCGCGTCGAGCGCAAGGAAATCGGTCGCACCTATCGGTACGTCGCCCAGGAACTCGGCCTCGAGATGGAGCCGGTCAACCCGAAGAAGTACGTCCCGCGCTTTTGCTCCGAACTCGAACTGTCCGAGGAGGTCCAGGCCAAAGCCAACGAGATCATCGATACGACGACCGAGAAGGGCCTCCTGTCGGGTAAGTCACCGACCGGCTACGCCGCGGCCGCGATCTACGCCGCGTCCTTGCTCTGTAACGAGAAGAAGACCCAGCGGGAGGTCTCCGACGTCGCGCAGGTGACCGAAGTCACCATCCGAAACCGGTATCAAGAGCAGATCGAAGCGATGGGCATTCACTAG